A single region of the Mustela lutreola isolate mMusLut2 chromosome 2, mMusLut2.pri, whole genome shotgun sequence genome encodes:
- the LOC131825442 gene encoding collagen alpha-1(X) chain-like: protein MHHAAASSTFAVFLSGVRPLDTRLEKVVHLGQRPRGAAGSPCCPSPAQPLRSPFPPGKPHPCLLSPGCPGKLQPGPPGPARGRTFQCCKPRAPQGREPGDTLGCASWWGMGKHLLCSRPGAPGASRSPSPATPGHPGCHPRPRNFPGEELDSRNPNEGPAPPSALSTPPGRPHPREGPVRPRLAGRRRACRQHPGARGEPGRRCEVRPPVRTCTAPAHLFTALNLDAEVKLSLSAAVGLIWGRCPEAWATPGFLSQPHTGAHAVLGGTHLGAWRSAARPAAPGSRPEGAPWRAAWENPHVEDTQDSRGWSTDGPGHRWGQHRAGGNPAWSWLGWATPGAHGVSHRQV, encoded by the exons ATGCACCACGCAGCGGCGTCAAGTACATTCGCGGTGTTTCTGTCTGGTGTCAGACCTCTGGACACTCGCCTGGAGAAAGTCGTGCATCTTGGCCAGAGGCCACGGGGAGCGGCGGGCAGTCCCTGCTGCCCGTCACCCGCCCAGCCGCTGCGCAGCCCGTTCCCTCCCGGCAAGCCCCACCCGTGTTTACTTTCTCCAGGCTGCCCGGGGAAACTCCAACCCGGCCCCCCAGGGCCAGCTCGAGGGAGAACATTCCAGTGCTGCAAACCTCGGGCTCCCCAAGGACGTGAGCCTGGGGACACTCTAGGGTGTGCTAgctggtgggggatgggaaagCATCTGCTCTGCTCTCGACCTGGGGCACCGGGGGCCAGCAGGTCACCTTCCCCAGCCACTCCTGGGCATCCTGGCTGCCACCCGAGGCCCAGGAATTTTCCAGGAGAGGAGCTGGACTCCAG GAACCCAAATGAAGGTCCGGCCCCtccctctgcactcagcacaccTCCCGGCCGCCCTCACCCCAGGGAAGGGCCCGTGCGTCCCCGGCTGGCGGGACGGCGTCGGGCGTGCAGGCAGCATCCAGGTGCACGGGGCGAACCCGGTCGCCGCTGTGAGGTCCGACCACCCGTGCGGACGTGCACGGCTCCCGCCCACCTCTTCACGGCTCTGAACCTCGATGCCGAAGTGAAGCTGTCACTTAGTGCTGCTGTGGGTTTGATCTGGGGACGCTGTCCCGAAGCATGGGCGACACCGGGCTTCCTGTCACAGCCCCACACGGGAGCACACGCTGTGCTCGGAGGGACACACCTTGGGGCCTGGCGGTCGGCAGCCCGGCCGGCTGCTCCCGGCTCCCGTCCCGAGGGAGCCCCGTGGAGAGCCGCGTGGGAAAACCCGCACGTGGAGGACACGCAGGACTCGCGGGGCTGGAGCACGGACGGCCCCGGGCACCGGTGGGGGCAGCACCGGGCAGGTGGGAACCCGGCCTGGAGCTGGCTCGGCTGGGCCACCCCGGGAGCACACGGGGTCTCCCACAGGCAGGTGTAA